Proteins encoded in a region of the Saccharomyces eubayanus strain FM1318 chromosome V, whole genome shotgun sequence genome:
- the HPA3 gene encoding D-amino-acid N-acetyltransferase, translated as MASKESEKMTNDRIVVRAIEPRDEEDWNKLWVEYQGFQKIVMPLEIAKTTFARFLDPRVKLWGAIAIDTETGNTIGFTHYLSHLTAWQVEEVIYMNDLYVTENARIKGVGRKLIEFVYKHADELGTPSVYWVTDHFNHRAQLLYTKVAYKTEKVVYKRVGH; from the coding sequence ATGGCAAGTAAAGAATCTGAAAAGATGACGAATGACCGAATCGTAGTTAGGGCCATTGAGCCAagagacgaagaagattgGAACAAACTGTGGGTAGAGTATCAAggtttccaaaaaatcgTTATGCCTTTGGAGATAGCCAAGACTACTTTCGCAAGGTTCTTGGACCCCCGAGTCAAACTTTGGGGGGCAATTGCCATCGACACCGAGACTGGCAATACCATTGGTTTCACACATTACTTGAGCCACTTGACCGCGTGGCAAGTTGAGGAGGTTATCTACATGAATGACTTATATGTCACCGAGAACGCCAGAATCAAAGGTGTAGGGAGAAAGCTTATAGAGTTTGTATATAAGCATGCGGATGAGCTCGGTACGCCTTCAGTATACTGGGTGACGGACCACTTCAACCACCGCGCCCAATTGTTGTACACCAAAGTAGCTTACAAGACGGAAAAAGTCGTCTACAAGAGAGTAGGACACTGA
- the AVT2 gene encoding Avt2p: MNELGEYSKLESKELRTEFELTDFPFPGITDNDSDDGSQGKDSPNIIYPITSDTDDQLVNSVLRENDRKSSMRMAFMNLANSILGAGIITQPFAIKNAGIIGGLISYIALGFIVDWTLRLIVINLTLAGKRTYQGTVEYVMGKKGKLLILFTNGLFAFGGCIGYCIIIGDTIPHVLRAMFSQNDGEVHFWLRRNVIIIMVTIFISFPLSLKRNIEALSKASFLAVISMIVIVLTVVIRGPMLPYDWKGHTLKLSDIFIKKTIFRSLSVISFALVCHHNTSFIFFSMRNRSVAKFTKLTHISIIISVICCGLMGYSGFAAFKEKTKGNVLNSFPGTDAAINIARLCFGFNMLTTFPMEIFVLRDVVGNLLHECHLIKNYDEHTQLSGKQHTIITSILVFITMGISLTTCNLGALFELIGATTASTMAYILPPYTNLLLTSKKKNWKAKLPYYFCICFGFMIMIVSSTQTILDAVNSPNGQHCQI; encoded by the coding sequence ATGAATGAATTGGGCGAGTACAGTAAACTAGAAAGCAAGGAGCTTAGAACGGAGTTTGAATTGACAGACTTCCCTTTTCCTGGCATAACTGACAACGACTCGGATGACGGGAGTCAAGGAAAGGACTCCCCAAATATCATCTACCCTATTACTTCTGATACGGATGATCAGTTAGTCAATAGTGTGCTTCGGGAAAATGATAGAAAATCTAGCATGAGAATGGCTTTTATGAATTTAGCCAATTCCATCCTGGGCGCTGGAATAATTACTCAGCCGTTTGCGATCAAAAATGCTGGTATAATTGGCGGGCTGATATCATACATAGCACTCGGGTTTATTGTCGATTGGACATTGAGGCTTATTGTCATTAATTTAACTCTTGCTGGCAAGAGAACATATCAGGGTACAGTCGAATATGTTATGggtaaaaaaggaaaattacTAATCCTTTTCACAAATGGACTATTTGCCTTCGGCGGGTGTATTGGTTATTGCATTATCATTGGGGATACCATACCCCACGTTCTTAGAGCCATGTTTAGTCAGAACGATGGCGAAGTACATTTCTGGCTTAGAAGGAACGTTATCATAATCATGGTTACTATCTTCATTTCCTTTCCgttatctttgaaaagaaatatagAGGCCCTATCAAAGGCATCTTTTTTGGCCGTCATTAGTATGATCGTGATTGTTCTCACAGTCGTTATCAGGGGTCCTATGCTACCATACGATTGGAAAGGTCATACCCTTAAACTATCAGACAttttcataaaaaaaaccatcTTCAGAAGTCTGTCTGTCATTTCCTTTGCGTTGGTTTGCCACCACAACAcaagttttattttcttttccatgaGGAATAGAAGCGTAGCAAAGTTTACCAAATTGACACATATTAGTATAATTATTTCGGTAATATGCTGCGGCTTAATGGGTTATTCAGGATTTGCTGCTTTTAAGGAGAAAACAAAGGGCAATGTTTTGAATAGTTTCCCGGGAACAGATGCAGCTATCAACATAGCTAGACTATGCTTTGGGTTTAACATGTTAACCACTTTTCCGATGGAAATCTTTGTTTTACGAGATGTTGTTGGCAATTTGTTACATGAATGTCACCTTATTAAAAATTATGACGAGCACACTCAATTATCAGGCAAGCAGCACACAATAATAACTTCGATACTGGTCTTTATTACCATGGGCATATCATTAACTACCTGTAACTTGGGTGCGTTATTTGAACTAATCGGAGCTACTACGGCATCCACAATGGCTTACATTTTACCGCCATATACAAACCTATTGCTAACgagtaaaaagaaaaattggaagGCGAAACTTCCATACTACTTTTGCatttgttttggttttatgATTATGATTGTCAGCAGCACTCAAACTATTTTAGATGCTGTCAATAGCCCCAATGGGCAGCACTGTCAGATATag
- the CIN8 gene encoding kinesin motor protein CIN8 has product MPAENQNTIQERSSNNISNNVNTQIGCHGVPNEELNITVAVRCRGRNEREIGMKSSVVVNVPDITGSEEVSINTTGDTGITAQMNAKRYTVDKVFGPGASQDLIFDEVAGPLFQDFIKGYNCTVLVYGMTSTGKTYTMTGDEKLYNGELSDAAGIIPRVLLKLFDTLELQQNDYVVKCSFIELYNEELKDLLDNNSNNSSNNAFEGPFMKKLRIFDSSTANNTTSNSASSSRSNSRNSSPRSLNDLTPKAALLRKRLRTKSLPNTIKQQHQQQHQQQTINSRNNSSSNSGSTNNNIPGNTNTNNSQRSSMAPNDQSNGIYIQNLQEFHITNAMEGLNLLQRGLKHRQVASTKMNDFSSRSHTIFTITLYKKHQDELFRISKMNLVDLAGSENINRSGALNQRAKEAGSINQSLLTLGRVINALADKSGHIPFRESKLTRLLQDSLGGNTKTALIATISPAKVTSEETCSTLEYASKAKNIKNKPQLGAFIMKDILVKNITMELAKIKSDLLSTKSKEGIYMSQDHYKNLNSDLESYKNEVQECKRDIESLSSKNSLLLKDKLKSKDTIQSQNSQMESLKVTINQLKAQLDKQHKTELEISGFNNKLQKLTEIMQLALQDYKRRELDLNKKFETHISKEIKTLKTTLFSQLSGMEQKNISQETNIQPNLDIIKNEVLTLMETMQEKAELMYKDCVKKILNESPKFFNVIVEKIDIIRVDFQRFYNNIAENLSDISEENNNLKQYLKNHFFKNNHQELLNHHIDSTYENIEKKTSEFVENFKNTLNDHLEENKKLIMQNLTNATSAVINQEMDLFEPKRVKWENSFDLINKCDSMNNEFYNNMATTLSQIKSTVDTSSNSMNKSISVMKGQVEESENAVSLLKNNKKFNDQFKQLVDKHTILKDNIENSITSTHSHITNVDDIYDTIENIMKNYGNKENAAKNEMIDNILKEIPSLSKRIPLRLSNTNGNSAQNILSPKKHAIDDENPSNKITDGEEARKILKTE; this is encoded by the coding sequence atgcCAGCggaaaatcaaaatacTATTCAAGAGAGGAGCTCCAATAACATCAGTAACAACGTTAATACTCAGATTGGATGCCATGGTGTTCCTAATGAAGAGTTGAACATCACGGTGGCAGTGAGGTGCAGGGGAAGAAATGAAAGGGAAATTGGTATGAAAAGCTCCGTAGTGGTGAATGTCCCCGATATCACGGGTTCCGAAGAAGTTTCCATCAATACTACGGGGGACACAGGCATTACAGCTCAAATGAACGCCAAGAGATATACAGTCGACAAAGTTTTTGGCCCCGGCGCTTCCCAAGATCTGATTTTCGATGAAGTGGCAGGCCCTTTATTCCAAGATTTCATCAAAGGTTACAATTGTACCGTATTAGTATACGGTATGACATCCACGGGTAAAACTTACACCATGACAGGTGACGAAAAACTATATAACGGTGAACTGAGCGATGCTGCGGGAATTATACCGAGAGTTCTTTTGAAGTTGTTTGACACGCTGGAGTTACAACAAAATGACTATGTGGTAAAATGCTCATTTATCGAACTGTACAATGAAGAATTAAAGGACCTACTAGATAACAACAGCAATAACTCCAGCAATAATGCTTTCGAAGGTccttttatgaaaaaattgaggatttttgattcaagTACTGCCAATAACACCACCAGCAACAGCGCTAGCAGTTCCAGAAGTAATTCCAGAAATAGTTCTCCACGCTCATTGAATGATTTGACACCTAAAGCTGCTCTACTAAGGAAAAGATTAAGAACAAAATCACTGCCCAATACTATCAAGCAACAACAtcagcaacaacatcaGCAACAAACGATAAATTCTAGAAACAACTCCTCCTCTAATTCCGGTTCTACGAATAATAACATTCCTGGTAACACCAACACAAATAATAGCCAAAGAAGCTCGATGGCTCCAAATGACCAATCGAATGGCATATACATTCAAAATTTACAAGAGTTTCACATAACTAATGCCATGGAAGGTTTGAACCTATTGCAAAGAGGTTTGAAACATAGGCAGGTGGCTTCCACCAAAATGAATGACTTTTCGAGTAGATCGCATACCATTTTCACAATTACTTTGTATAAGAAGCACCAGGATGAATTATTCAGgatatcaaaaatgaatctGGTGGATTTAGCAGGTTCAGAAAATATTAACCGATCTGGAGCACTGAACCAACGTGCCAAAGAAGCTGGTTCAATTAACCAAAGCCTGCTTACGCTGGGAAGAGTAATCAATGCACTTGCTGACAAAAGCGGTCATATCCCATTCCGTGAATCAAAATTGACACGTTTGCTCCAAGACTCACTTGGTGGTAATACAAAGACTGCATTAATCGCTACAATATCGCCCGCAAAGGTGACCTCCGAAGAAACTTGCAGTACACTGGAGTATGCATCAAAGGCtaaaaacatcaagaacaaaCCACAACTGGGTGCTTTCATAATGAAAGATATTCTAGTTAAAAACATTACTATGGAACTCGCTAAAATTAAGTCCGATCTTCTTTCTACGAAATCTAAAGAAGGAATATACATGAGCCAGGACCATTACAAGAATCTGAATAGTGATTTAGAAAGCTACAAAAATGAAGTACAAGAATGCAAAAGAGATATCGAAAGTCTATCAtccaaaaattcattgCTATTAAAAGATAAATTGAAGTCTAAAGACACAATTCAATCTCAAAATTCCCAAATGGAATCATTAAAGGTCACGATCAATCAATTAAAGGCCCAGCTAGATAAACAACATAAAACAGAACTAGAGATATCTGGCTTCAATAATAAACTACAGAAGCTAACTGAAATAATGCAATTAGCCCTACAAGattataaaagaagagaactCGACCTTAATAAGAAATTTGAAACGCACATTAGCAAAGAGATCAAAACTTTAAAAACAACTTTGTTTTCACAATTAAGTGGTATGGAACAGAAAAATATCTCCCAAGAAACTAATATCCAGCCTAATCTTGAtataatcaaaaatgaagttCTGACTTTAATGGAAACCATGCAAGAAAAGGCAGAGTTAATGTACAAAGACTGTGTGAAGAAAATCCTAAATGAGTCTCcaaagtttttcaatgtcatcgtagaaaaaattgacatAATAAGGGTTGATTTTCAGAGattttataataatatagcGGAGAATCTTTCTGACATaagtgaagaaaacaacaatctAAAAcagtatttgaaaaaccatttcttcaaaaataatcacCAAGAACTACTAAATCATCATATAGACTCCACTTATGAAAAtatcgaaaagaaaacaagtGAGTTCGtcgaaaatttcaaaaatactcTAAATGACCACCTAGAggaaaataagaaattAATAATGCAAAATCTAACGAACGCGACTAGTGCCGTTATTAATCAAGAGATGGATTTATTCGAACCAAAGAGAGTTAAGTGGGAAAATTCGTTCGATCTGATAAATAAGTGCGACTCCATGAATAACGAATTCTATAATAACATGGCCACCACATTATCTCAAATTAAAAGTACAGTTGACACATCGTCAAATTCAATGAATAAATCTATTTCTGTCATGAAAGGGCAAGTGGAAGAATCCGAGAATGCTGTATCTCTTctaaaaaacaacaagaaattcAATGATCAATTTAAACAATTAGTTGACAAGCACACAATATTAAAGGACAATATCGAGAATTCAATCACGTCAACTCACTCTCATATAACAAATGTAGACGACATTTACGATACAATCGAAAACATAATGAAGAACTATGGTAATAAGGAAAACGCTGCCAAAAATGAGATGATCGATAACATCCTAAAGGAAATACCAAGCCTAAGTAAGAGAATACCGTTAAGACTCTCAAACACAAATGGGAATTCAGCGCAAAATATACTATCCCCAAAAAAACATGCAattgatgacgaaaatCCATCTAACAAAATTACAGACGGAGAAGAAGCCAGGAAAATACTAAAGACAGAATAG
- the NPR2 gene encoding nitrogen permease regulating protein NPR2, which yields MQSYFQGFVPIHTIFYSVFHPTEGSKIKYEFPPNNLKSHGINFNTIKNYIIPKPILCHKLITFKYGTYRIVCYPVTINSPIYARNFFSFNFVFVFPYDCETSPYEPAITRLGKMFKVLEEQNQLLSKSERDPVFFDLKAMENSSLTPSTAGPPATSNPGSNTTPTHPTSDKDAKDLRGNRFNGEKYNDIIKDLGLPESTFSIQDLLMRIFQDLNNYSECLIPIDDGNAVDIKIFPLLRPPTTCVSLEDVPLSSVNLKKIIDVNWDPTMMGIVPYIDGLNSIAKISKLSHSDPSLVIECIRHLIYYKCVTLSDIFQFSNIYAPSSLIRNFLTDPLMATDCQSYVTFPEISKLSNLPLNKNFDSVDQDLTSFSVRRKSKSSSVPSNVNSRTTSFSSISKVSQNSSLNSSFSSVSKDWRHSQTSCSSTNMHGINNRNQFLPTRSCLFDLYRSLSQGQTLKSWYELKFTIFKENNIDIRRFITFGLERSIIYRCYSFPIMLHVGSRDTKEMTPITTKESSNEDKLLKKTDYNHSLSVTGSKSTTQTNNQKSERPSKVSFDMQRANSLATGKHKIPKLSDEEKKILENSVRXAENFDKICVLLGKSKQEVENYLSEMGEFRVINS from the coding sequence ATGCAGAGCTACTTCCAAGGGTTTGTGCCCATCCATACCATATTCTACTCTGTGTTCCATCCCACAGAAGGGTCTAAGATCAAGTACGAGTTTCCCCCAAATAACCTGAAAAGTCATGGTATCAATTTCAACACAATCAAAAATTACATCATACCGAAGCCGATACTATGCCACAAGCTGATCACTTTCAAGTACGGTACGTATAGGATCGTATGCTATCCCGTGACCATCAACTCCCCGATATACGCTaggaattttttcagttttaaCTTTGTATTTGTGTTCCCATATGATTGTGAGACGTCTCCATACGAGCCAGCTATCACTAGACTGGGCAAAATGTTCAAGGTCCTGGAAGAGCAGAATCAATTGCTGTCCAAGTCAGAAAGAGATCCTGTTTTTTTCGACTTAAAGGCAATGGAAAACTCCTCATTAACGCCCTCTACAGCTGGTCCTCCGGCGACGTCGAACCCTGGCAGCAACACTACACCAACGCATCCCACCTCTGACAAGGACGCGAAGGATCTAAGAGGTAACAGGTTCAATGGCGAAAAGTACAATGACATAATCAAAGATTTGGGACTTCCGGAGTCCACATTTTCCATACAAGATTTGTTGATGAGAATCTTTCAGGACCTAAATAACTACTCCGAATGCCTCATACCAATAGACGATGGTAATGCAGTAGACATAAAGATTTTCCCTCTATTGAGACCGCCTACAACCTGTGTTTCATTGGAAGACGTGCCCCTGTCGTCTGtaaacttgaagaaaatcatcGATGTTAACTGGGATCCAACCATGATGGGCATAGTCCCATATATCGATGGTCTAAACAGCATTGCGAAAATCTCAAAACTCAGTCACAGTGATCCAAGTCTGGTAATCGAATGTATACGGCATCTCATATACTATAAATGTGTCACATTGTCAGatattttccagttttccAACATATACGCCCCTTCTTCATTGattagaaattttttaaccGATCCATTAATGGCCACTGACTGTCAGTCCTATGTCACGTTTCCGGAAATTTCTAAACTATCAAATCTACCcttgaacaagaattttgaCTCCGTTGATCAAGATTTAACGTCATTTTCTGTGCGAAGGAAATCTAAGTCCTCTAGTGTACCTTCAAACGTGAACTCCCGAACTACCTCATTTAGTTCGATCAGTAAAGTTTCTCAAAATTCGTCTTTGAATTCCTCCTTTTCATCAGTTTCTAAAGATTGGAGGCATTCACAGACTTCTTGCTCGAGCACAAACATGCATGGTATCAACAACCGAAATCAATTTTTACCGACAAGATCGTGCTTGTTTGACCTGTATAGATCTCTCTCGCAGGGCCAAACGTTAAAATCGTGGTATGAGTTGAAATTTacaatttttaaagaaaacaacattGATATAAGAAGGTTTATAACTTTTGGCTTAGAAAGAAGTATCATATACAGATGCTACTCCTTCCCTATAATGCTACATGTCGGCTCACGTGATACAAAGGAAATGACACCTATTACTACAAAagaatcttcaaatgaGGATAAGTTACTCAAGAAAACAGATTATAATCATTCCTTATCCGTCACTGGTTCTAAAAGCACGACGCAAACCAATAATCAGAAATCGGAAAGACCATCAAAAGTTTCATTTGATATGCAGAGAGCGAATTCTTTGGCAACTGGTAAACATAAGATACCCAAACTCAGTGAcgaggaaaaaaaaatacttgaaAATTCAGTAAGAWGTGCTGAGAATTTTGATAAGATATGCGTCTTACTAGGCAAATCTAAACAAGAAGTGGAGAACTATTTAAGCGAAATGGGAGAGTTCAGGGTGATCAATAGctaa
- the SIT1 gene encoding siderophore transporter, translated as MDPATVNKVLSEEFTDVAVPEVLEKEAGTTTAVGPALTTSSPAPSYIELIDPGVRNIEIYAEQYSRPLYRVGLFFSLFLIAYAYGLDGSVRYTFQAYATSSYSKHSLLSTVNCIKTVIAAVGQIFFARLSDIFGRFSILIISVIFYIVGTIIESQAVTITRFAVGGCFYQLGLTGVILILEVIASDFSNLNWRLLALFVPALPFIINTWISGDVTSAIGSNWKWGIGMWAFILPLTCIPLGLCMLHMRYLARKHAKDKLRPEFETLNKLDWKSFCVDIVFWKLDLIGLLLVTAFFGCVLVPFTLAGGLNEEWKAAHIIVPEVIGWVVTLPLYMLWEINYSRHPLTPWDLIKDRGVFFALFIAFFINFNWYMQGDYMYTVLIVSVHESVKSATRITSLYSFVSVIVGTILGIILIKVRRTKPFIIFGISCWIVSFGLLVHYRGDSGAHSGIIGSLCLLGFGAGSFTYVTQASIQASAGTHARMAVVTSLYLATYNIGSAFGSSVSGAVWTNILPKEISKRIADPTLAATAYGSPFEFITTYTWGTPERIALVMSYRYVQKILCIIGLAFCFPLLGCGFMLRNHKLTDTIALEGNDFLESKDNNEIEEKEETSLKTRFLAQFTSKVKEN; from the coding sequence ATGGACCCAGCTACTGTCAATAAAGTACTTTCCGAAGAATTCACAGACGTTGCTGTTCCTGAAGTTCtggaaaaggaagctgGTACGACTACTGCCGTTGGCCCTGCGTTGACTACATCTTCCCCAGCCCCCTCTTACATTGAATTGATCGACCCGGGTGTGCGCAACATTGAAATTTACGCAGAACAGTACAGCCGTCCTCTATACCGTGTCGGCTTGTTCTTCTCACTTTTCCTTATTGCCTATGCTTACGGGTTAGATGGTAGTGTCCGTTACACTTTCCAGGCGTATGCTACTTCTTCGTACTCTAAGCACTCCCTATTGTCAACTGTCAATTGTATTAAAACTGTTATTGCTGCGGTAGGTCAAATCTTTTTTGCAAGACTATCTGATATTTTTGGCAGATTCTCCATACTGATTATCAGTGTCATCTTTTATATTGTGGGGACGATCATTGAATCACAAGCAGTGACGATCACTAGATTCGCTGTTGGTGGCTGCTTTTACCAATTGGGTCTTACCGGTGTCATTTTGATTCTGGAGGTTATTGCCTCagatttttccaatttgaaCTGGAGATTGCTAGCTTTATTTGTTCCCGCTTTGCCATTTATCATTAACACCTGGATCAGTGGGGACGTAACAAGCGCTATAGGCAGTAACTGGAAATGGGGTATCGGTATGTGGGCTTTCATTTTGCCTTTAACTTGTATTCCATTGGGTCTCTGTATGTTGCACATGAGATATTTGGCAAGAAAACATGCAAAAGATAAATTGAGACCCGAATTTGAAACCTTGAATAAACTAGACTGGAAGTCCTTCTGCGTTGACATAGTTTTCTGGAAATTGGACTTAATTGGCCTTTTGCTAGTGACTGCATTCTTCGGATGTGTGTTGGTTCCATTTACCTTAGCCGGTGGCTTAAATGAAGAATGGAAAGCTGCTCACATTATTGTACCTGAAGTCATCGGTTGGGTAGTGACGTTACCACTATATATGTTATGGGAAATTAATTATTCAAGGCATCCATTAACACCATGGGATTTAATTAAAGACAGAGGGGTTTTCTTTGCCTTGTTTATTGCtttcttcattaatttCAATTGGTACATGCAAGGTGACTATATGTATACTGTGCTAATCGTCTCTGTTCATGAATCCGTCAAGTCAGCCACGAGAATCACCTCCTTGTACtcatttgtttctgttATTGTTGGTACAATCCTTGGAATTATATTAATTAAGGTGAGAAGAACTAAACCCTTCATCATATTCGGTATTTCTTGTTGGATTGTTTCATTCGGTCTTTTGGTCCATTACCGCGGTGACTCAGGCGCACATTCAGGTATAATTGGTTCTTTATGCCTATTAGGTTTTGGTGCAGGTTCATTTACCTATGTGACACAGGCTTCCATTCAAGCTTCTGCTGGAACTCACGCGAGAATGGCGGTAGTAACTTCATTGTACTTGGCTACCTATAATATTGGTTCTGCATTCGGCAGTTCTGTTAGCGGTGCTGTCTGGACCAATATTTTACCAAAGGAAATCTCAAAGAGAATTGCTGATCCCACGTTGGCTGCAACAGCGTACGGCTCGCCTTTCGAATTTATTACCACTTACACATGGGGTACACCAGAAAGAATTGCTTTGGTCATGTCTTATCGTTATGTTCAAAAGATCTTATGTATCATAGGTTTGGCATTCTGTTTCCCCTTATTAGGCTGTGGATTCATGTTGAGAAATCACAAATTAACAGATACTATTGCGCTTGAAGGCAACGATTTCTTGGAGAGCAAAGACAATAATGAAATtgaggaaaaggaagagacTTCCCTAAAAACTAGATTTTTGGCCCAGTTCACAAGTaaagtgaaagaaaattag
- the CAN1 gene encoding arginine permease CAN1: protein MTKPKQETEIEEKHMYTEPASTFFHDVEASQTNHRRGSLSLKDEKSKEMYPLRSFPTRVNGQDTFSMEDDIQDEDEGEVQNAEVKRELKQRHIGMIALGGTIGTGLFIGLSTPLMNAGPVGSLISYLFMGSLAYSVTQSLGEMATFIPVTSSFTVFSQRFLSPAFGAANGYMYWFSWAITFALELSVVGQVIQFWTYAVPLAAWISIFWVVITAMNMFPVKYYGEFEFWVASIKVIAIIGFLIYCFCMVCGAGVTGPVGFRYWRHPGAWGPGIISKNKNEARFLGWVSSLINAAFTFQGTELVGITAGEAANPRKSVPRAIKKVVFRILTFYVGSLLFIGLLVPYNDPKLTSATSYVSTSPFIIAIENSGTKVLPHIFNAVILTTIISAANSNIYVGSRVLFGLAKNKLAPKFFSRTTKGGVPYIAVFATSIFGALAYMETSTGGGKVFEWLLNITGVAGFFAWLFISISHIRFMQALKYRGISRDELPFKAKLMPGLAYYATFFMIIIIIIQGFTAFTPTFNGINFLAAYISVFLFLAIWILFELIFRCRFFWRIEDVDIDSDRRDIEAIVWEDHEPKTLWDKFWNVVG, encoded by the coding sequence ATGACGAAGCCTAAACAGGAGACTGAAATAGAAGAGAAACACATGTACACTGAGCCGGCCTCAACGTTCTTTCATGACGTAGAAGCTTCTCAAACAAATCACAGACGTGGATCATTATCGCTGAAAGATGAGAAGAGTAAGGAGATGTACCCATTGCGCTCCTTTCCCACTAGAGTCAATGGCCAGGATACCTTCTCTATGGAGGATGATATCCAGGACGAGGACGAAGGCGAAGTGCAGAACGCTGAAGTGAAAAGAGAACTTAAACAAAGACACATTGGTATGATTGCCCTCGGTGGTACCATCGGTACTGGTCTGTTCATCGGTCTATCCACTCCTCTAATGAACGCCGGCCCCGTGGGCTCTCTGATATCTTATTTATTCATGGGTTCGTTGGCTTATTCTGTCACACAATCACTGGGTGAAATGGCTACCTTCATTCCAGTCACATCCTCTTTCACAGTCTTTTCGCAAAGATTTCTGTCGCCTGCATTTGGTGCAGCCAACGGTTACATGTATTGGTTTTCTTGGGCGATCACGTTTGCCCTGGAGCTTAGTGTGGTTGGCCAAGTCATTCAATTCTGGACGTACGCTGTCCCATTGGCAGCATGGATTAGTATTTTCTGGGTAGTTATCACTGCAATGAACATGTTCCCCGTTAAATATTACggtgaatttgaattctgGGTTGCCTCTATCAAAGTCATAGCCATTATCGGGTTTTTAATCTACTGTTTTTGCATGGTCTGCGGTGCAGGTGTCACCGGCCCAGTCGGGTTCCGTTACTGGAGACACCCAGGTGCATGGGGCCCAGGTATTATCTCCAAGAATAAGAACGAAGCAAGGTTCCTGGGCTGGGTTTCCTCTTTGATTAATGCCGCGTTCACATTCCAAGGTACTGAATTAGTTGGTATCACTGCTGGTGAAGCCGCCAACCCAAGAAAATCTGTTCCTAGAGCCATCAAGAAGGTTGTTTTCCGTATCTTGACCTTTTACGTTGGATCCCTGTTATTCATTGGTCTTTTGGTACCATACAATGATCCTAAATTAACCTCAGCCACTTCTTATGTCTCTACTTCTCCATTTATCATTGCCATTGAAAACTCAGGTACAAAAGTATTGCCCCATATATTCAATGCTGTTATCTTAACCACCATCATTTCTGcagcaaattcaaatatttaTGTTGGTTCTCGTGTCTTATTTGGTTTAGCCAAAAACAAGTTGGCCCcaaagtttttttcaaggacTACTAAAGGTGGTGTCCCATATATTGCGGTTTTCGCCACTTCCATATTTGGTGCTTTAGCTTACATGGAAACTTCGACCGGTGGTGGAAAAGTATTCGAATGGTTATTAAATATCACTGGTGTCGCTGGATTCTTCGCTTGGTTATTTATCTCGATATCACATATCAGATTCATGCAAGCTTTGAAATACCGTGGCATTTCTCGTGATGAATTGCCATTCAAAGCCAAACTAATGCCTGGACTAGCATATTATGCtacttttttcatgataatcattatcatcatccaaGGTTTCACCGCTTTCACACCAACATTCAACGGTATTAATTTCCTTGCCGCGTATATCtctgttttccttttcttggcAATTTGGATTTTATTTGAACTGATATTCAGATGCAGATTTTTCTGGAGAATTGAAGACGTGGATATCGATTCCGACAGAAGGGACATTGAAGCCATTGTATGGGAAGATCATGAGCCAAAGACACTTTGGGACAAATTTTGGAATGTTGTAGGATAA